CGCATTGTAAgctatctataaaaaattaaagaaaatcagaaacggtttttctttttacaaaaaaatctgcccacctCGTGGGTACATTCTCattgctcgataatgtatttacctggcgctacgcgctcgatctttctgcacagacttttcaaaactaaaggtgaaagaatcgataacagtaatttggtgattgtgaattttatttgttaaagctccttcggctttaacgaacacattctcatcacgtatctcgtgcttcgcattcgaatttattcctgaaattttatatcattcccataaatgtatattattatcattcgTAACTTGAATTGGTatcaaaacagacgaaatttcattgttccGTTTAAAAAAGTGcacattcgttaaaaaaatttggatattcaacgttttattgcaactgtggtcgtttttccataaactgaatttgctcatttccaatgttttctttataatttatgctttatacatacggtctactgagcagccttgccGTTTGTTATCTNNNNNNNNNNNNNNNNNNNNNNNNNNNNNNNNNNNNNNNNNNNNNNNNNNNNNNNNNNNNNNNNNNNNNNNNNNNNNNNNNNNNNNNNNNNNNNNNNNNNTTTGATTTTAATACTTACAAAATATCagtataatttggaaatttttgactttaaacgtttcaaataaaaataattcaactttataaGTTTTCAGTACACATATTTAGGGTTGCTCAATTTGCAACATTTCATAGTTAATATTAGTACTTAATTGAGACTAAATTGACTACATTCTcaccatttatgattgagaaagtattagaatttccgaaatttgtcaccacagtttttcaacggatctctacgtttcgagaccccctggatccgaaattcaagtttttacgatggcgtctgcctgtctATCCGTCTGCACGTCTatccataaacacgataactcttgaaaaaatgaacgggtcaaatccatctttggcacactttttttaggtcctaaaacaaaggatgagttcgtgaaccagccatttttgataaaaattttaaaagtgagcgcattttgaaaatttttgagaccactttctttctgaatttgaaaattctatgtacagatatttatagtattaaaaagaacagaaaatttatcctaatgacttttttcgttaaaaagaaaattctcgagttataccattttcaaaattttgtaagtcaaccgaaaatcaaaattttaagccaaaaaacgtacgatatgaaaaaagccaaaagaaaaaaaaacattgctttttgaaagccctacaagattatcataacaaatttttggattatcTTGGAAAATCTACCATTCAAATttggattgcacaaaaaataatgaaaaataaaagattccattttgtggtcaaactgttaggatacgaaaaaagatgaattaaccaaaattgttatgccaaaaaagatctattatttttttttattcgtgaaaaataacattgaaaataaaaaatgtgtggaaaaacgacgaatgttacgagaaaaaaaagattgaacaaaacctgtttacaaatgtctgtcggaaatcgagcgcgcagcgcgagtgtcgcgATGAggatgtgtacctcaaagcctacagagctttgagaaacttaatctttgactatacttaattaagtagacaattcagaatatcaaggcgcataaaaatactgccatctaaaagagatctttttgataaagttttattcaagtattacaaatgcaaagaataaatatccgaacacgacgagaatgtgcccgcaagtcgggcagattttttttcattggaaatattacaaaagaCAAATTCTATAAAAGTTTAGTTTGTAAGGCCTAACATTTAAATGGTTATTTTTGAAAGCTTGAATTTGATAATGTTTAActtaactttcttaattttttaatccggaattttacaaattaaaaagtgGAATTCTCAATGCTTATTTccgaaattgttacattttgacggcattcaaaaaattgtcaagttttcagatttacaattttatttaattaatataaatttaatggtaacaacactcaaattaaaataataattaataataatataaatttaggcAGCTGgtttttctctcaaaattaagaTGGTTACAGccaaaggtattttttttaaattcgatttttgaataGCCTGTACTGGGCTGTCCCAGTATATAACATCAGTCATGGACGCATTTCTATAAAGAGTGGTTTTTTACCCCACCATCCGCTGAATGGCTTGCAGTCAAGTTCGTGATAGgtggacctacagcttaaggttggatccgaaccaccagaacctcggtaaaagtaCATAGAAATTTTCCAAGGTATACCCGCTCAGGGATCGAACTCTGGAACTCTAACGTGAAGTTCGGGCGCCTAACCGCCTGAGCCACCAAGGCTCTtataatattagtaataataattataactaatattttatatatataataattatcaataattaattaattttaaataagtaaatacattttttttctgaccGTAAACACGACATCTCTTTTTCGTTCACGTTATTTtggttctttaaaaatgtaaattctgtTTGAACTGCCTTATTTTTCAGATACCGAAAACCAACAAGAGCCACCTTAGAAACACCGGAATACTTAACAGCGATGAACGCTCGATCAGCTGCTAGAATGCTGGACGCCGACTCAATTTCTCTTCACCGGGGAATAGACGACGCGATATCACCAACGATGAATCGATCCACGTCCACTATATCCAGGTACTCCCTGACAAATCTTCAAGGAAATTTACCTGCCTTAAATTCTGGTTACCAGCTTGTATGTGACTAACGTAGAAGCTATTCTAACCCAAAACTGTGATGgtcttcaaatttataataatttaattttcgtttgttcttttttcatgaaaagcCATCAGCAAACCAATAACTTGCTGATCTTGAAATTCTGATACAAAATTGTAAATCATCTTCGGACGGCATTTTAAGAAACGAGAGTTCTTGCCTTTTTTGACAAAGATATACATTTTATAACATATTTTCtgctagaaatattttttgtactatTCTATAGCAGATgtgtttttgaaactttatgaggttgtaaaaagtatttttagattTTGATACCATTTTGCATATGTATAagtgtatataaatataaaatatgacagGAGTTTTATAATATAACTTTACATTCAACTGACACAGTCTATATGTCAAACACAAATTCCACTAATCTAGTTTCGTAAACGTTTCCGgagtttttttaaggaaatacatTGTGAAATTGTAATTAGTTAAGACTCTACAAAAAAGAACGATGGACACGCAggtataatctttttattttttttatggttttcttaTGTTGTTTTCGTTTTTTAGTCGCCGATTTACTTTTAAGCTTTTGTGAAGGAAATGAAAATCTGCTGAAAAGGAATCGAAAAGAAGTCTGtacgtttttcaaaattctttcaaccAATTTTCAGATGATATGATCTGCCAATCAGAAAACGGAGGTAAACGTAAATActaaatacagtttttttccagataaatcattacaaaatttgacgcagaatttgttcaaaattggtatcAACTGAAGAaataactgcattttttaaaaagagtctTGGCTCATTTATTAACTGAGTTcggtaacaaaatattaaataccataatttacaaatgaaatacatgcaaaataacatttttgtagcACAAAAAATACTTGCAAACTAATAGTTTGAAGCCTTTTATCACGCTCTTAAGCTTTCGCACACTAATCAGTTCAACTCTGGTTAAAGTCTAAAATCTAAAAACTCAAATGACTAAATTTAACCAAAGTTCtacaattacaaatttaggaACTACTTGCTTCTTATAATATTGACAGTATTCGTTctctttttttagattatttaatcGCACAAAGGAAGATGTAGAAGGACGTCTTCTTGGAAACGATGCTGACGATATCGTCACTGTGGATTTCTCCGATCGCCAGAAAAAAGCGAAAATCGTAACGGAAATGACGACATTCTGATACCCTAGTCATGAGAATTTCTTATACAAAACGAAAATGGTAACGTTGCCATTGTAAATAATTAACTCGTCTGGAATGAGTTTTCTGAAACTTGAGactaaaagatttatattttatatctactaataatttaagaaacgaGATGACTAAACTATTTTAGTACTTAAGGACCACTAAAGATAATTTAGTTTAAACCTTAAGCCTCCAGTATTCCAGTTACCAAGTAGGATAATCAATCAaccttttgatattttttacccAGTGGATACGGAATATATTGTTGAAAGTGTGCAGTTTCCAGGCGACCGTACAATGAAAATActaagtttataataattattaatgaactTCCTTTAAAAGGCTTTTTAATTAAGACATATTATTTATAATGTCGAAACTGCCAAGACATAAATACTTCTTTGGAAACAATACTGAgcaaaataacttaataattataaaaatgttattcttatAAAATCTTCCTAAAACGCTGTAATTCTGAGCAATGTCTGTTTCTTTGTACTTAACTCAGTTCAGAAAGCGACTAAAGCTtcataaatagtaataaaaaacagcttgacatttattttttaaaagactgACTACAAAAGTGCATATAAAATTTTATGTACATAGTTCAAAACAGTTGTTCAGTTTTAACCGCTTTCTGttacataattattaattatgtttacAGCCGTAAATACTGTCTcatgtttttatttaacaaatatgcttgctataaaaaaagaacatttgtttcataaaaaagtatttttttaaaataatttctactcGCTAAGCTTACGTTCGAAGACAATCGCAGATCATTACAATGAATAtgctttctttttgattttgcaCCTAATTATTACAGGTAATTTTACTTTGGCGATCATCTGTTTTTACTTGGAAAAGTGAAAACGTGAGATTAGAGTAAAAACTTCTTATGCATTTATACTTTGACATCTTATGAAAATCTCAGACTGTAAAATAAGATATTAAACAATATATACGCACACGTGTgtgtttttatgtatatttttgttatagaaaaaaataaaatacaataaaaaagaatccttttcactattttgagagcttttaaaacttctaaactccaactaaagtttaaaaataattttattatttctgaggATTGTACATAACTTCTAGTTGCGACTTACATTATCTTAACACATTTTtacgttttattttcaacaattttaaacttcagTGCTAAAATTTGGAACAGAAAACATTCATGAAcccttcaagattaaaaaattttttaatttaaaagtttaagatctacaaaaaattttaataataattttatcagaacaaatttttttttcattttttattcccagaaaaatttacaaaaatcgtcgtattttaataaaaaatttatttcgttcaCCAAGCAAGTCTTAGGGAATtccttaacaaacaaacaaacaaacaaccTTTTTAtgtcttcaatattttttaaatcaataaaattttaaacaacaaaatttcagaattgaaaaatttatgtttgaaagcattaaagtttcgaaaattttcatttttaagttttttacagTGAACAATTTCTAACACAACACAAAGCTATCTAATTTTTAAGACTTGGAAGTGAAACTTGTTGAATAGCAAATTTACTTGCcctaggaattaaaaaattttatgtgtgcAGTATTTTAATAAGTCGGAATTTAAAGTATTCTCAATATTGCACATtataaagttcaactaatttaaattaaatacagtaaatttcgaaattgaagtttttcaagtTGTACAGCTTCAATCTATAAGCgtctgatgtttaaaaaaatcattattctaaacacaaaacatttaaaaaattgacatttttaacggAGAAATGTTTTAACGTAAAATGTGGacgattacaaattaaaaagtcACAAATCTTTTCAATCTCCAATATTGTaagcgttcaaaattcaaatataaaattcaatattttttagagaaGTTATATACAACTCGTTTTCACTtgtcaaataaatataaatattaataagtcTATTTATCAGtgaagcaatttgaaaaaagaaaaactgcCGCTGGATTCAAAatcctaaataaaattttaatgccaTGTAAAAAAAAGAAGCAGATAACTACACTTAGGATTTGCCACCTGATTCGTAAttgttttccatttaaatatATTGGAAACAATTATGACTCGTAGGTTCAAATTCCAAATGCAGTTACCCCTCTCTTGTTTTGCACGGCATTGTAGTTATTGTCATAATTATTTGAAACGTAATACtcttaaaatctaaatttgagtATTATTAAATGATGCTCTGTATCTTTTTTACAGTAAGATATGAATCTATCATAAGTTTTTCTCTTCTCAATTAGGTAAGTCTCTAGAAGAAGATAACTGTGGTCGAttaccttttctttttttataatgaacCAACAACGTGTACATCGGAGTCACTCTTGCTGATTACAGGGATACTCCCATCGTCTAAAATGTTGATATTACTCTCTTCATCTTCGTCCTCACAATCAGTATTAACCAGGAAGTTCATATCGTCTGAATCAATGGTCTTTGTTGAAGCTTCAGACGCGTTACTGACTTGAGAAAAGAGCTTCTCAAGAATTGGCTCTGCAAAGCTGTCTTCCATAGTTTCTGGAAATAAAGTTCCTTGGTCGGAGAATGGAAATCCATCAAGGCCCGAGAGATTTTGTGTCTTATTCCCTCCTAGGAAGCAATCTTTTTTAACTAGGCTGCATCCGCCAAGTGTCCGATCGTCATATAGTGGATTCAGACGATAACTTTTATAATCATCGAAGTCTTCTATCACAATAGAACCATCTTTAATTTCTGCTGAGCTGCTGTCAATTACAGGATCTTGAACAGCATTTCCGAGCCCTATTTCAAAATGATCCTTGGAGGTTGAAGCTTCTGAATTATTCTGAATCCAGCAGGAATTAGAAGAGCAGGTGAAATGGTTTAAATCAAATGCAGAAGATTTTGAATACGGCTGATTTCTGGTATCAGGAAAAACATACTCGTAGAAAAAGGGTTGATTTGAAGTTTTTGTTTTTGGATGATTCTGTGCAGTCCCATTTCGACCGGACCTCCGATTTTTTCTCCCTTTTTGAATCGTATATCCGTTTGGTCCTTTTTTTAGAAGGAGTGTTTCCAGGATAGGAGATTCGGAATCGGAATTTATCACTACACGATCACTATCGTGTCTTTCGACTTCTCTTTCTTCTATGTGGCGGCTCATTTTCTATCTTCAACTGGAAATTACAATTTAggtattgaaatttattatttgtgtaTATTCACTGCTGAACGAAAATTTCCGGACACCtcttttttaatgactgataaagTTCTCTTTATTTCAATTATGTCAGAGTTGGCATTTGTTCTCTCTAAAGGATTGAATTCTCTCAAACTTCTGTACAAAATGAGTCCAGGATGAAGccaatttgaatattattaaagtaGATATggcaaaatagtataaatttcaattctttcttaaaattttcaataacttccgtgaaaataaaatttttttaaatattgttgggctcattttaaaacattgaaacaaCTTTAATTTGTTCTATTCTAATAAACTGTTGCGATACtgtggaaaaatatatttaaaatgaactaaagaacactaaaaaatatttattatttcggaagttattgtaaattgaagaaaacatggaaatatatctgtttttgcaatatctaattaaaaaatagacgaattggcttcatcttgggctcattttgtactgaattttgagagcatttcaAGCCTTTAGAGAGAGCAAATTTCAGCTCTGATAtaactaaaattaagagaactttatcagttataaaaaaaagtgtcctGAAACTGTTGACCGGTAGTGTATACAtatatctttgtttttaacatttcggTAGTATTAAAACATTAtcttacaacaaaattaattgaatctaaAAATTGCTTGATAGGTAAACATTGTataactttttcttatttatcaaagtttcaatatttaatcattttaaatttgtaacctttttgaaattatctaagaTTTTCCTAATGGCACAGTTTAGAAGAGTATACATTTgtgtaaataaagtaaaatccttaaaatttgttgAGAATGATATATGATATATTAGCCAGaacaatttatcaatttaaaaacaatatgcTTTGTTTTTGCAggacaaaaatgtataatttatattatatctagttttttcatagaattatctacagaaaactttaaattttaataacaacaatTCCTGTACAgatatatagttaaaaaaatagctCGATTTTCATACCAAACAGTTTTTAAGCTACTTTATTCGATGAAAGTTTTACCGAAATACGTAAGAAATAAAGTGAGATAATGATTGttaaagaataatgatttttgtaTATGCAAATTGAATTATGCCTACAAATAAAACCTTTCAAACCTTACAATTATCTATTGTTATAttctaaaaatgtagttttattgtgaatattgaaatttgaaattattcgattaaaaaatgaCACTGATGTATTTTTCAACCCgtgacaaatattaaaattttgaatagaagttttaattaaagttgGAGTTGAATATTAGCATCTTttcgcatttttttcaaatatttaaaactttttttaaaaaaaatggattattttacgTTCATTTTTCCTCTAAATTTATTTGAACTGGTTTAAATTCATAGAAGCACCTGTTGTAACGCGTactacaatttctttaaattaaaattgctttatcTTCCTTATAATGTCTGATAAGATCAAAGATTCTTTacatattgtaaaatatattaaaacacttttacacttttataaagaattatttttaatcagatgtaattcaaaaaattttgacttttcatatttctaaaaaaaataatatcgaaacTGTTTTTTGAAATGCCCAAAGTTGTTTGAATAAGGTTttctagactttttttaaatatatttttttcttagcaaTGTAGTATATTCTTAGAATTTTatgcagtattaaaaaaatttattatctcaaaATCATGCAACTAACCcactattttaataattacacaggGAAGAAGGATAAAAGGAAAACATTCGAAACAGCGTAGAAGAAACTGAAAACGAACAAATGCAATAATAATTTAGCGAAACAGATATAAAGCCTATACACGCACCATTCTCAACTAATCTACATTTTTGTTCCAGGCTCTTTTAATTCGTTTGTTTTTGTTAAGTCAAGGTTTTCAGTGATTCTTAGGAgcgaaattcaaggtcttttccaggttttctagGTCAAGACGTCAAGTTTTCCAGGCctcttttttacattaaataatgaaaaaaatcatttgttataGATACAATAAATGAgcgatttcattttttattggtcaataatttctaaagaaagaaagccataaatttttttaatctgcgaattcgttaaaatctcttgaagtacttgaaaactttgtgaaaatttcaaatttctatgaaatcttctgcaatctttttaaatgtttgtaaaatatttgaaattcttgaaatctttgaaacttttttttatatctggtATACTCTacccattttaaattttgaggattcttatattcttctgaaattttcataaaatcttttgtattcatttcaaaccattaaaatatttttcatcagtgaccttttaaaattttagaaatatgttttactataactttttaaaaatctttggaagtgttcgaaaattttgtgaaatctttgaaatcggaTGTACACggcattttcaaatctttaaagtctttgcaatctatatgaaattttcgaaatttcgctgaaatcttttgaaattttttcttacatatttGTTCGTGAAaccttttttattcgttgaaatcattaaattatttgaaatcttagtcGAATATTAACAAAGCTTCTAAAACGTttggaaaccttttgaaatcgtttcaaatctttgaaatcctctaaatcttttgaaagatttaaaagctttgtgaaattgttgtgaaatatttaaaaaatggtacacacgccttttttaaatcgttgaaatccgtgaaatcttggtaaaatgttcaaaattaaagtcaGTTCATtgcaatatataaaataattggttaagggcatgtgatacttacagtttccccggctttttttccacaaaaatgaaaaggtttaaaaactgaattcgtagatgctataaaatatcataacggacgtccccggactcttttttgagggataataacaaaaaaaatttattgtgctaaataaaaattttatgcatttctattattttgaggttacgtcgtttttcatctctacctttccgataatctaaaaattatttatgaaataaaattttttgattgcctgccatAAGGGTTAGTTcggggagattagttactatgtttatttgcaagtccaaaattttcggccaaaaatattgtgtagtttggaagtaacgcacaggagaattgtaacatacataacctccaaaagtacacacgttgttagcaatatcaaaaaaatttttgaaaaaaaaaaacacaaataaagtgtgcggggacgtccgctagcatgttcgctatcatttcccaaatttttaagacaaaatattgattattaaagaaaaaaagccgtcggaacttaaaactggtaaaatcgacaattttccaagtatcacatgcccttaagtctaCCAAAAATTCCTAgaatctctttatttattctgtaatgggtcaaaaataaattagatcttgataaataaaaaactttccgGTAGCacgatttcttttaaaatagctgtttcttttataatagactaaaagataaaaattatattttgcatttCATTAAATAACtgctttaaaactgaaaaaatgcaattcaaggttctcgtaaaaagtttaaaaaatattatcgattattatacaaaaatgttCCAAGAAATTACATGAGATTACACCATATTACATAATATTGcaggaatttaaaggaatttcatagATATTTGATTACAAAAGTTATTACAGGGGATTACATAGCAGCGTGTACATCAGAATGCAAAAATGGTTCTGATCAATGTAATGTTTTTCTcggaattcaatttattttacaaaagggCAGGTACCAAACTGTCACGCGacgaattcttttaaacaaacttacagaatataaattctaataaattttccatATACCAGATAGAAGTAAAGGAAAACAATATGATCGTCTGTCTGGTATGAGAAATTAActcaaattgttattttataagtCGTTTAAAAGAACTGGCCACGCAATAGTGTGAGTGTGGTACTCCTAGGCTGGTTTGTGCCGGTTAGACTGGCGCAAACGGCTTCAGGCCGGCTGCCGGCGGAATCGTGTAGAAGGCGGAACTCTGGAAATGCGTCTACGGAAGTATCatcttaaatattcttaaaaaatatgtttgactttaatgttgcatttaaaattttatcaataactttacaaaataaatttgaaggtGTGCTATTTATATCATAGCATATGTGACTTGAAAAAATGGTGTTGAAAGCGATTTTCAGAATACCCCCACGAGAAAGGTGGAACCCCTAGACCCTAGACTGGTACATGTCCtcgagaaaaataaatagtttaatttagaataaatatctctaatttttagatgaaataccaaaagtttaattatttaaatagaaaggaaaattcaaagtttgtaactctcagaaagatttttttgttcGACACGTGATTACGTATTCGTTGTTTTAAACGCGTATCCATTTTTCTGTAATAACTTAAACAACTGCTGTTATTTACAACACTTATATGAGAAATCTATGTGCTTACCTTTTGTTGCTCATACGCAAATAGCAACAAAAACGCCAGACACGGGTCTCGTTGTTGTGTAGTAGTAGTTGTGGTGAGTGAAATAAGTTATTATTCATCATTCATTCATGTTCGATTAGTACCTGGGCTAGTCGACGAAAAAATcgattaagtaaaaaaatggcgacattgattttttgttgattttctgTAAGCCTTCTTCTATTTTTCTTCCTTATTCGTATTCCGTAATCTGTGTTATAAAAACTGTCCTTGAATGATACATAATTTCTGATGTGTTTAATAGATatgtaaacttattttttcttcattgttTTACGGCTCTTGCCAAATAATAgctaaattacataaaaaattgatcatataactttgaggttatgttcccAACCGCCAAAAAAATGACCACAATATATATGATAAAAAAGGTAAGTCTGGAacaatattctaatttaaaaaaatgtgtaagttTAAATTTGAGGTCTTGGAAGGGTAGAGAAATTCCAAATACATAGTGGATTCAGTGTGTCGTGCCTATACGACATATATTCCAAATAATATATCATTAACAGTGTCGCGCGCAAAATGTTCATGATTTACAATTGATTTAACTAACAATGCTAAACGGCAGATTCCGTTTGATTTGCATTGAATGAATTCAAgaacgaattaatttaaaattcattttctaaggtcgaattacatattttctatatatttttatttcgctGGTATAGTATGTACTGCAGCTTAATTAATGCATATTGACCGCCTCATAATttttgtcgtaaaaaataacgttatTAGATAATTAAATATTACAACATTAATaactgttaataataaaaaattatttaggcaTCGAGAATCGAGACAGATCTTATATCCATACATGCTGTCATGGAACTTACAAATTTTCATCGTACAATACTCATTTTTCAACTATACATTAGGgaacgtccattaattacgtgagaataatttatgaaatcttACACGCCATCCATCCCTATTGTATGGATTCGTAAGCTTTTGATTCCCCCACCCCCCTTATTACgtaagattatatatttttttaatcaatacatCAGTTATTTTTACTGTAAACAATACTGACTGATTTACagtattttgaaatatacttaacagatttcaagggactttgaggtatttcaaagaatatttagggattttaagGAAAGGATTGCAAGAAATTCCGAAGTATTTGTCTGAATTTGATAGATGtcagggaatttcaaagattc
The sequence above is drawn from the Belonocnema kinseyi isolate 2016_QV_RU_SX_M_011 chromosome 7, B_treatae_v1, whole genome shotgun sequence genome and encodes:
- the LOC117176127 gene encoding uncharacterized protein LOC117176127 translates to MSRHIEEREVERHDSDRVVINSDSESPILETLLLKKGPNGYTIQKGRKNRRSGRNGTAQNHPKTKTSNQPFFYEYVFPDTRNQPYSKSSAFDLNHFTCSSNSCWIQNNSEASTSKDHFEIGLGNAVQDPVIDSSSAEIKDGSIVIEDFDDYKSYRLNPLYDDRTLGGCSLVKKDCFLGGNKTQNLSGLDGFPFSDQGTLFPETMEDSFAEPILEKLFSQVSNASEASTKTIDSDDMNFLVNTDCEDEDEESNINILDDGSIPVISKSDSDVHVVGSL